The sequence CCAAGAAGCCTGTGCAGACCAGTTTGGTGGCTGGGTGACAAGATCGGCTCTAGTGGTGAGGGTGAGGGGCTCAGGACTCCTGGACCAGAAGTTCCAGCTGCAGATCCCAGTGAAGGATGGGGCATTCTGGAACCCCCAAGGGAGTGAGCAGCATCAGTCCTGGGTAGTGGGAGCTGTGGCAGCCGGGAGGGAGCTCACTGGATCTCTGGTCTTGGACGGGGCAGCAGGGCTGAGCCTGACGCCCTGCCTCTCCAGGTTGTGTCTTACGCCAAGTTCCTGTACCCCACCAATGCCCTGGTCACGCTCAAGCCAGACAGCCACGGCCCAGCGCCTCAGCCTCGGCCCAGCGTGCCCCGCACTCTGCTGGGGTCCCGCTGCAAACCCGTCCCACCCAGGGCAGCACCAGCCGGCTCGGAGCTAGGTAGCCAAGGGCCCTGACCTGGGGCAGGACAGATGGCCCCAGGTGTCACATCCCAGCCCATGGTCCTTGGGGAGGAGGCTTGGGGAGCAGGCTGGCCATGACCTCTCAGGAGAGTGGGACCCTCACCAATGGCTCCAGGGGTCCTTCGTCATCAGGACTCCCTTCGTCCCACCCAGCCCCAGGAGAGAGGACCACGCCTGGAGCCCCTGAACCCCACTCTCCTTGTCCTACAATGACACCTTCCACCCAGCTGCCCCCTGGCGCTGACAGACCTGCCCCAGGCTGGGGTCGGCATAACCGCTGACCCAAGCTCTGGGCTCGTGGTGGGTCAGGGCTGCCCTCTGCCCGCAGGGGCTGACGCAGGGGATGCCCTGGAGTACAACCCCAATCTGCTAGATGACCCTCAGTGGCCCTGCGGCAAGCACAAGCGTGTGCTCATCTTCGCGTCCTACATGGTAGGGGGGTCGCCCCTGGGGGCGGCTGAGGGGTCAGCACTGAAGGGGTGTGCAGCCGCCTCCCCTGGCTGGGCAGGTGCCCCCAAGCTGCATGGGGATGGTCTTCTCTGCTGCAGACGACGGTGATTGAGTACGTGAAGCCCTCCGACCTCAAGAAGGACATGAACGAGACCTTCCGGGAGAAGTTCCCCCACATCAGGCTGACGCTGAGCAAGATCAGGAGGTGAGGAGGCCTCGGTTGTCCCCAAGCCTGTGGCATCCCCGTGCCCACAGCCCAGCCAGCTCAGCCCTTCTCTCCTATCCCCCACGGAGTCCTGAGCTTGAGAAACCCAAGGCCCCTCTCCTAAGCCCACCCTCCTTCTGTCCAGCTCGACCAACCCCGGCAGCTCCCTGCCACCTCCTTGGTCAGgcgccctcagttcagttcagttcagtcgctcagtcgtgtccgactcgttgcgacccatgaatcacagcatgccaggcctccctgtccatcaccaactctcggagtttacccaaactcatgtccatcgagtcggtaatgccatccagccatctcatcctctgttgtttccttctcctcctgcccccaatccctcccagcatcagggtcttttccagtgagtcaactcttcgcatgaggtggccaaagaattggagtttcagctttagcatcagtccttccattgaacacccaggactgatctcctttaggatggactggttggatctccttgcagtccaagggactctcaaagagtctcctccaacaccacagttcaaaagcatcaattcttcggctctcagccttcttcacagtccaactctcatatccatacatgaccataggaaaaaccataaccttgactagatggacctttgttgacaaagtaatgtctctgtttttgaatatgctatctaggttggtcataactttgcttccaaggagtaagtgtcttttaatttcatggctgcagtcaccatctgcagtgattttggagccccaaaaattagtctgacactgtttccactgtttccccatctatttcccatgaagtgatgggaccagatgccatgatcttcgttttctgaatgttgagctttaagccaactttttcactttactctttcactttcatctagaggcttttgagttcctcttcactttctgccatgagggtggtatcatctgcatatctgagattattgatatttctcccggcaatcttgattccagcttgtgcttcttccagaccagtctttctcatgatgtactctgcatataagttaaataagcagggtgacaatatacagccttgatgtacgcctttatttggaaccagtctgttgttccatgtccagttctaactgttgcttcctgacctgcatatataggtttctcaagaggcaggtcaggtggtctggtattcccatctctttcagaattttccgcagtttattgtgatccacacagtcaaaggttttggcatagtccataaagcaaaaatagatgtttttctggaactctcttgctttttcgatgatccagaagatgttggcaatttgatctctggttcctttgccttttctgaaaccagcttgaacatctggaagttcatggttcacgtattgctgaagcctggcttggagaatttttagcattactttactagcgtgtgagatgagtgcaagtgtgcggtagtttgagcattctttggcattgcctttctttgggattggaatgaaaactgaccttttccagtcctgtggccactgctgagttttccaaatttgctggcatattgagtgcagcactttcacagcatcgtctttcaggatttgaaaaagctcaactggaattccatcacctccactagctttgtttgtagtgatgctttctaaggcccacttgacttcacattccaggatgtctggctctaggtgagtgatcacaccatcgtgattatctgggtcctgaagaccttttttgtacagttattttgtgtattcttgccacctcttcttaatatcttctgcttctgttaggttcataccatttctgtcctttatcgagccctgGCTGCTGCTTATTCCTGCCCACACCTGCGGGGGGCCCCCACACCAGCGCCCACAGCCCCTGAGCCGGCCGCTGACCGTCCCCACCTGATCGGTAGGAGGTCAAGGCCCCACATGAGCTGCCCACACACCCCCTCGATGCCTTGGCactgcccttccctccccacactgGTCCCCTCGCTGCCACAGGAGGGCAGGGACCCAGTCCTCTGTGGTGTCCGTTTGTGGACAGTGCGGGTGCTGTGGGCCGAACAGTGACCAAGACCAGCCTGCCGCTGCCCCCGACCACCCCAGCTATGGGCCCTTGTGCTGGGCCGCGCCCTCCGGGAGGAAATGGCGATTTTCCCAGGGCCCAAAGACACGCCCCCCAAGCGGGGAGTGGCCACTTCCCAGCCCCACAGCCCGTGGCTCCGTGTGAACCCGCAGTTTGAAACGAGAGATGCGGAACCTGTCCGAGGAGTGTGGCTTGGAGCCCGTGACCGTGTCCATGGCCTATGTGTACTTTGAGAAGCTGGTGTTGCAGGGTAAGCTCAACAAGCAGAACCGCAAGCTATGCGCCGGCGCCTGCGTGCTGCTGGCCGCCAAGATCAGCAGCGACCTGCGCAAGAGCGACGTGAAGCAGCTCATCGACGTGAGTACGGGCCGCCCCCGCCCCTAACCCTCCGGGTCTCAGAGGAGGGCCCGGCCCCTACCCCTGGCCCGGCCCCTGAGGAGCGGCCCGACTCAACCCCTCTTTCTTCTTGGACGCAGAAGTTAGAAGAAAGGTTTCGGTTCAACCGACGGGATCTCATCGGCTTTGAGTTCACAGTGCTCGTGGCCTTGGAGCTCGCTCTGTACCTTCCTGAGAACCAGGTGTTACCTCATTACAGACGCCTCACACAGCAGTTCTAGCCGGCCAGCCTCCACACCCTGGCTTCCAGTCCTAAGCACACCACACCGCCACGGTACTTCTGAGAGCCCTTCTGCGTGCTGCTGAACAGACCTGGGGCTCTGTCAGTGCTTCTCATTTTCCTGTGCCTACGACTGCTCTGGCACCAGGACTTTGGTCTACAGCGTCCAGTGGTGTTATCCACCGTGCTTCTCCTCTGCGTCACCCAGCCTTCTGCTGCTGTCAGAGCCGCCGCGCTGGTGTCTCGTGGAGGCCTGGGTTTCCAGACCCTACTGCAGACGCTGGATTGCTGGACTTAACCCATTGGAGCATTAATCTCGGCTATTTGGAGTTTTCGGAGGTGGAGACCGCACTGTggaaccccccaccccctcagcccagcccctaGGGGTGTCTGCCCACCTCCCCATATCCACAAGCAGAGCTCTGCATCAGCCTAAGCCAACGGGGGCAGACTCCTGGTTAGTTGTGATCTCATTTTTTACTCTCAGACCTCTGTTTTTTCAAGGATCGCGTCACTGTGAAGTCCTGAGGGCCCGGGTGGCAGGTACCCCAGCTGGCCTCTCCGTGGAACCAGCCTGCACCACGCAGGGATCTGTCTCACCAGAAAACCCCACTTGCTTATGACACCCAGGACCTTCAGAATGACTGGATTGCTGGTTCTTGATCTTCCTAAGCAATATGGCGGTGGCGGGGGGATGGGGGGGATGTACTTATTATCATTTAGGATTTGGTTCTGTGGGTCTTTTTCTAAGGGAACAAAAACTGGTTAAACAAGGTCTGCTGAGGATGTGACCTGAACCACACTTGATCTTCCAAGCGGGGAAGAAGACAGACCACTTCAACTGTCCTGCTCACGAGGGTAAAGGCTCTGCCTTCCtcccaggaaggaagggaaagccaCCTTGGCCAGAGCAGTGGTCACACCAGGCAGACCCCAAAGGCTGGTCGTTGTCCAGGGCAGGCCTGTGTCCAGCTCGTCTGCCTCACCAGGCTACGTGTTACCCAGTTCTTCCACTTGCTGCCCCACCATAAACACTGAAGACCTAGGACTGGAGCTTCTTCACCAGCCAGCTGCTCTCAGAAAGGACCGTGTCGGCTGGGCCATCAAGCTGCGTCCCACTGTTGTCCCAAGAACCTCACTGGAGGGGTGCTGGGGTAGCCCCACACTGCATCCTGTCCATGTGGACTGGTCCTTCTGCAGAAGAGATGCCAGCCCTTATCAGCGCATTCCACCACCAGTAGCTCAGCAAGATCTCAGCCCAGGAGGGCACAAGGATCCCCGCAGGGGTGCAGAACAGCTGCCCTACCCCACTCGCTGCTCTTCTTCCTTGGTCACTCGCTTAGGTTCAGGAGGACTGCAGGAAGGAATCCGAAGCTCAACTCTGTACCCAACCTTATTTATCGAGTGCCTCTTTCCTGTTCTCCCCCCAGGACACCCCCAAACTCTGATGTGCACCAAGGGGGCTTGAAAGATGAAGCTGCTAGGCCCCAGGCAATCCTTGAAGGTGTCCAGTATCTCAAGGATACTTCTGTTACAAGCACCTGAAGGGACCAACTTCCAAAATGTACGTGCTGGTTTACAGTTAGCTTTGAGGAACACACCTTGAGAATTTCAGTACAAATGTTAGAATGGCAATACAGTGTTTATATAGTGAGAACTAGTCATTCACCAGGCCCTGTAACCTTCCCTTTAGTGTGTTGTGTCCTTGTTAATGTCAAGAGCTGCCACTGTGTGGTACTCAAGTGAAGCCAGTATTTAAGGAATTAAACTTCAGCCTGAACTGTCACCCCAGACACCTGTGTCCAAGGGGCTGGGGCTACTCCCTCAGTGCCTAGGAGGCACCATAGGCTTAaaatgtgtgctaagtggctGTCTGACCTCACTGTCAAGTGTCAAGGATCTGTTTgcaaaaattaatgtatttgtgCTTTAAGTAAAAATTTGGTTTTGCAACACGTGTCATAGGCTGCCTTTCAGCTATCACCCCCAACACTCCAGAGCCCAGAAgagcccaccccccccccaaaaaaaacacagaatgaagcaggtaaGTTTTCACTATTTATTTATAACAAATATTCCATGTCCGGGATGCTCTTCAGTCAGAAGTTCCTGGAACAAAAAAGGACATTAAAACCTGGTTTCTGAAACATCCTAGGCCCCAGTGCCCAAACTCCAGTCCTCTTACTTTGAAACGATGCCATCAGCCTTGGCCAGCCGGAGAATGGAGTCATCTGACTCGCCCTAGGGAAAAAAGCAGGTTGGGACCAGCTGCTCTTCTAGCCAGAAATCCCGCCCAGCTGCCCACTGGTTGGACCAAGTGGAGACTAGCTAGCAACAGGCAGACCGTCGACTCTACAGTGGGGGACAGGGTCTCAAGGAGGTCCCTGTGACAACCGAAAAGCTCCGAGGTTTTCCAAGGTGGGGTGGCCCTTTTTTTGGATCCTGAGCGTCCTATTTCCACCCCCAGGAAGAGGCTGGCAACCAGCACAATCTGAGCCAACAGGCTCCAGTCCATTTCGCCAACAAACCCGCTCAGGCTTGGGGACAGCGAGGGGGACGCTATTCCGGTTCAAAAGCCCACAAGGTAAGCGCGAAGCCCCGAGACACACACCATCCTGCGAATGGCCCCGCAGATAGCGTAGGTTTTAAACTGGCCGTTAAACCTGCCCGTCACCTTGTCAacctaaaaattgaaaaaaggagTCATAAAGAGGT is a genomic window of Bos mutus isolate GX-2022 chromosome 13, NWIPB_WYAK_1.1, whole genome shotgun sequence containing:
- the RPS21 gene encoding small ribosomal subunit protein eS21, with product MQNDAGEFVDLYVPRKCSASNRIIGAKDHASIQMNVAEVDKVTGRFNGQFKTYAICGAIRRMGESDDSILRLAKADGIVSKNF